Part of the Polaribacter sp. Hel1_33_78 genome is shown below.
TTGGTGAACCTAGAATGGAAAATTTCTGAAAGATGGTCTATGTCAGGTTTACTTCCAATTTATTCTAAAGTTAAATACAAAGTAAACGAAAAATTAAATGTAGGAATACATCATTTTGGCTTGGTAACTTCATATCGTTTGGGAGAAGAAACTTATCAGAATGACTATATAGAAAGAAGAAGTATCGATTTAGGTTTATTTGCTAGATACAATATTGTGGGTGGAATTCATATAGAAGGTAGATATGGATATTCTTTTGGTAGAAGTTACTCTCAGTATAATCAAGATGACAAAATTGATTTGGCTTTGCCACTTGCAACAATTGGAGATAATAGAACTCAGCTAAATGAAAGTTCTAATTTTAGTAATGGAGCATATGCACACGTAAGATTAGTATACGCAATTAAATTATAAATTGATTTTTTATAGATTATATTTACGGTAATAAAATTCACTATTTCAAATAAAAAAGCACTAAAAACCAACACCGTACAAAATTAATTGCTTTTTTTTAGCTTACTTAGGAAAAATTCTCGCGGATTTTATTTGTCAGTAATTATTTATTAATTTTATTGCTTAACAACAGCAACTAACCTTGTACAAACACGTTATCAGTAATAATACAACAACTAAAAAATGAAATCATTTAAGAAAGTACTTCTACTATTATTATCAATAGTTTTAATTTTTGTGATCTATCTAGTTTTTAATACTCTAAACTTTAAGACAAAGCAACTAAATCCTGATCTGATTGCAGTTCTTAAAGTTAACTCATCTTCAAAAGAGAATTTCTCTAAGGCTATAAAAATAAAAACAATATCTCCTGAGAACAAAATAGATTTTGACTCGATTCAATTCCAACACTTTTCAGATTTTTTAAAAAACACTTATCCATTAGCAGATTCTCTTCTAGAAAAGAAAACGTTTAATTCATATAGTTTTCTATACAAATGGATGGGTTCAGATCTAACTCTTAAACCAATTATTTTAATGGCACATCTAGATGTTGTTCCTGTTATTCAAGAAAATCGAGCAAATTGGAAACACGATCCGTTTGGTGGAGAAATAATAAATGATACTATTTGGGGACGAGGAGTTATAGATCATAAAGTTGGTGTTATTGGCATTATGGAATCTTTAGAGCTTTTATTAAAGGATGGATTTCTACCAAAACGCAGTATTTATATTGCTTTTGGACATGATGAAGAAATAGGTGGTGTAAATGGTGCTATCAAAATTGCTCAACATTTGAAAGAAGAAAATATTGAAGCAGAATTTGTTTTAGATGAAGGAGGAAGTATTGTGCAAAAATTAATTCCAGGTATTCAAAAAGACGTTGCTCTTATAGGGATTGCAGAAAAAGGCTTTGTTTCTTTAGAATTATCAGTAAGCATAGAAGGTGGTCATTCATCAATGCCAGAGAGAGAAACGGCAATAGATGTACTCTCTAATGCTATAGTTAAACTTAAACAAAACCCTTTTCCAGCTTTAATTTCACCATCAATTGAAAATTTTATAGATAATCTAGGTCCAGAGATGCCATTTGCAAATAAATTAGTATTTGCAAATAAATCAATTTTTAAGTCTTTGATTACTGGCATATATGAAGAATCTGCTTCAGGCAATGCACTTGTAAGAACAACTACCTCGCCCACTATATTTAATAGTGGAGTTAAGGATAATATTATTCCGCTAGTAGCAAGTGCTGTCATAAATTTCAGAATTATTCCTGGAGAAACAATTACTACTGTTACAAATCGCGTCATTAATATTATAAATGATAAACGCATTACAATTAAAAAAGGTTCGTTTCTTTCCGAACCATCAAAAGTGTCGAGTACAAGTTCCTTTGGCTATAAAACACTTAATAAAACTATTTTAGAAATTTACCCAACTGCACTTGTTGCACCATACTTATTAGTAGGGGCAACAGATTCGAGACATTTCAATGCTATTTCTGATAATATTTATAGGTTTTCTGCGATCAAACTAAATAAGGAAAATATAAAATCTTTTCATGGATTGAACGAACGATTACCAATTAGTGATTTTGAAAATTCTATTCGCTTTTATCATCAATTAATAAAAAATAGTACTTCTAAATAAAATACTCATAACAACATGTATAAAAAATAGCAACTAAAGTGTAAAACAAAAGTATATACATAAAATAATAAGTCTGTAATAATCCGAAAAAAGAAGTTACTTTGATTCGTTAATTTTCATGTACAATACCGTTACCATTCATTTTGACCCTATATTAAAAACATAATTTGATTAAAAAAAAGTTTACCCCTATGTCTATTAGCAAGCCTATTGAACCAAATAAAAGAATCGAAATTATAGATATTCTTCGTGGATTTGCACTACTCGGAATTATTTTTATGAATATGAGTTTTTTTAGCGGTTACATCTTTATGCCCTTTGAAGAGCTGAAACAGATATCTAACTTTGGGTTAGATAATAAATTATATAATTTATTAGAAATTACAGTCACAGGTAAATTTTACACTATATTTTCAATTTTATTTGCTGTTGGTTTTTATATACAATTCAACAAAAACAGAGATAGAACTGTTGATTTTTTAAAAACATATCGGAGAAGATTGTTCATTTTATTTATCATTGGGATTCTACATACTTTATTTTGGTATGGAGACATATTACTTACATATTCTATTTATGGTTTTATTCTTATTTTATTTCGTAATGTAAAACCAACAAAACTTCTTCGATGGTCACTCTTTTTTCTGTTTGCACCACTTTTATTAGATTTTGCTCTTTTACCATTTACTGAAGCCTTGCTGGCTCTTAACCCTGCAAACACAAATCAAACACCAATTGCTCGCACTTCCTATCCGGATATGTTGAATGTAGATGTTATTAATATTTTTAGAGAGGGTTCTGTTAGTGAAATATTCAAGTTAAATATTCATAATTTCATATGGAAGCAATTAAGCTACATACCATCTGGAGGCTATTTTAAATTCCTTGGTATTTTTCTTTTGGGTTACTATTTAGCATCAGTAGACTTCTTTAAAAAAACACCAAAATCTACAAAACTTATATTAACTATTTTAATTAGTGGTATAATAATTACTATTTCTTCAAAACTTTTAGGAGGCAATGCATATGAGGTGCCTACTCTTCAAAACATTCGTTATAAATTCTTATCAATGGTTGGTCAACTGCTGATGAGTATTTCTTATATCATGGTAATAATCAAAATTGCCCAGACTTCAATTGGTAAAAGAGTATTGAAATATTTGATGCCTTTGGGAAGAACAGCCTTGACTAATTATATTATACAAACAGTTTTAATGATTGTCATTTTTTACAATTTCGGATTTAGTCTGTTTGGGAAAATAGGGTTAATCCCAACGTTCATTATTGCTATAATAATTGTAGTGATACAATTAATTTTGAGTAATATTTGGTTGAAATACTATCGATTTGGACCCCTTGAATGGGTTTGGAGAAGCTTAACTTATAAAAAACGGATGAAAATTCGCCATTAAAATATATAACCAAATTGAATTGATAAATTTAATAAAAAACAAACTTAAGAAGTATATAAAAAAATAGGACAAGATTGTGAAAAGCATAAAGTTTCGTGCGAATAATTAGCTATCTTTAAATTTGATAAATCTGAACTCGCTTGCCTTGCTGATTCGCACTCGGCTCAATTAATTTAGTAAAAGGAAGATGTTCGTAGGTTTCGCCGCTTCAAGCCGCACGCTGCGCCACGCCTAACTTTTCATATACTAACCGTTCTTATCAATCAAAATATAATCTTGACTTTAAATAGAAACAATTTTAAATCACAAAAAATGAAAATATTCTATAGTATAATTATTGTTTTATTGCTCATTGGTTGTAACGAAGATAATAATAGTTTAAACGCTGAAGAAAATATCAAATTGAATATCAGAGTTCACCTAATGGAAAGTGAAGCTTGGATACATCCATTAGGTTCTGAAATGAATATGTGGGTAACTGAAAGTGATGTTCGCCAAACGATAATTCCAGAAATGAACTCGATTTGGAGTCAAGCTAAAATTGAATGGATGGTCGAGGGAATTATAAATGAACCAATAGTTGAATATAATGGATTTGAAGAAGATATTGAATATATTATAAATTCAGAAAGAGATGATGAAGGGCGCTCTGACCCAGCCAGACTACCTCTTTTATATAATTTGATGAATCCTTCTTATTTAAGTTCAGAAATCGAACTTGAAAAAAACTTGTTTCATATCTATATTTTTCCATTTATAGGTAATACTTCTCAAGGAAATGCAATGAATCCTTATGGTTTTCATTCAGTTGTTGGATGTTGGACGAATAAGCACAATCGAGGAGAAAATCCTGAAAAAACTTTACTAACTGAACCTCAAACAGAATTTGTAAGAGGCTCACTTGCCAGAACTATATCCCATGAATTGGGTCATGTATTAGGGCTTTCTCATAGTTGTAACAATTGCCTAATGTATTCCAGAGGTTATGAACTTAACGTTGCACAGATCGTTATATCAACTGAAGAAGCAAGAAGGCGAAGTGGGGTGTAAAATAATAAACTAAGTAAAACGCTATTTCATCAATGTACATTGTAAAAAATTAAAGGCTAATGAGAACAAAGTGTATGATTAATTACTGCAACTAACCATACACAAGATCGTTGGCAAACATAAAATAAAGCCCAACACATTTAAGATTAAAACAAAAAAAATTAATATGAAAAAAATAATTTTATTTTTAGCAGTAGTATTATTTACTACGATTGCTAATGCCCAGGAATACAAAGAATATTATGACAATGGAAACCTTAAAGTTATTGGTAACTATGATGTTAATAAAAAACAAACAGGAGTATGGAAATACTACTATGAAAATGGGCAGTTAGGTATCGTTGGTCATTATAAAAAGGGAAAAGAAACAGGAGAGCTGAAAGAATATTACGAAAACGGTCAGATAAAGGAGGTTGGAAGTTATAAAGACGGTTATGATACAGGTGAATGGAAAAATTATTTTAAAAATGGTCAATTATATTCAGTTGAGATGTACGAAAATGGAAAGAAACATGGAGAGTGCAGATACTATACAAAAAGTGGTCAATTAGAATTTATTTTTAACTATAAAGATGGGCGTAAACATGGTAAAATTAGAGAATTTCATTCAAATGGGCAGTTGTTATCAGTCGAATACTTTGAAGATGACTATGGTGTAAACATGAATAGTTGGAAATATTATGACGAAAATGGAATTGAACAAAATTAACGTTTGCCAACAAAGTATATAAAAAATTGCTGTATAAATTATATAAAAACACGTGAACAGATTAATAACTTTCGCATTAATTGTCTTAATTTTTTCCTGTCGACATGAGAGATTTACTGATAATATTACTTTTAAAAATGAAACAAAAACAAATCTTAACTCAAAAAATGAGGTAAGTTCAAGACAAATAGAACTTAACCAAATTAAGCAACCAAATAAAACTGTATTTAGAAATTTAAAAATTGACACTACAAAACTGTTTGGACTTTGGTCACAAGACCCTACGGCTATATTTGCTGATTTTAATTTAACTTCTACATCTTTTAATATTGTAGAATATGAAGGAAAAGAAAAAGAACCTTATATTTTAGACAGAAACAAAATCACTGTATTTTATCAAGACAAGCCCCATATAGGAGTTATTACTCTGAATAAATTTGACACATTGAAAATTAAATGGACTAGCACAGGATTAGAAACTGTATATATCAAAATCAAAAGATAAAAAATAGTGATAAACTAAAAATTAGTACATTTTAAACCGCCACGTTTCATAAATATAATACTAGCAAACCCAAACCACCATACCCAAACAAGTTACATTAGGTATTTACACTTATTTTTCTAAAATAGATGAGTATGAGCGCTGTTTTCTGCTCATTTTTCTTATTTTTAGACTGCTAAAGAATAAAGACCCCTAAGTCTATGATGAAAAAAAATCTAGGAGTCTCAAAAATTTAAGAAAATAACAAAAGTTGTGTTATCAGAGAATTTAAACCTAATAACACAAATAATGCTTCTTTTAATAGGAAGTTGTACATAATGCAAAAAAAATCGATATGCTTAAGAAAATTTTGATAATTGTTGGAATAATAATAGCGATAATTATTATAATCGGTGCCATTGGGATAAACTACTTTAAGCCAGATGCAAATTTAGTTTTAAACTTCATAAAGGAAAATCCAAACAAGACAGCTATTAAATTAGTAAGAAATGATTCTTTAATTGCTGAGAGAAACCCGAATAAATTAATGCCTTTGGCAAGCACAGTAAAAATTATTTTGGCAATTGAATACGCATTGCAATCATCACAAGGAAAAATTAATCCGCAAGAAGAAGTTTCGATTGATGAACTCGCTAAATTTTATATCCCTAATACTGATGGTGGAGCGCATCCAAGTTGGCTGAAATCTGTGAAAAATAAAATCAATGATAACCAAATCACTATCAATGAAATTGCAAAAGGAATGATTCGTTATAGTTCAAATGCAAATACTGAGTGGTTAGGAAATACATTAGGCTTAAAAAATATAAACAATCGAATTGATAGCTTAGGAATTGAAAATCACACAGAGTTTTATAATATCGTTTCTGCATTATTTGTCGGAAAAGAAAAATTCCCAAAATCAAAAGGAAAAGAATTGCAGAGCAAATTAAAGAATTTGAGTATAGAAGATTATATAGAAACTACGAATCAAATTCATAAAAAACTTTTAACTGATTCTATATACAAAAAAACCATTGGAGATTTGGGAATGAATATACAACGAATTTGGTCTGACAATTTACCAAGCTCTACCGTCAAAGACTACTTTGGAATTATGAAAAAAATTAATTCTAAAACATATTTTGATACCGATGCTCAAAAATATTTAGACGAAGTTATGGAAGGACTTATGGAAAACCCTGCCAATAGAAAATGGCTTAAACACGCAGGAAAAAAAGGTGGTTCAACCGCTTTTGTCTTAACAGAAGCATTTTACGCAACAGACAAAAAAGGAAACACAACAGAGTTAGCTTACTTTTTCAATGATTTAGGCACTATAGAAAACACAAGATTACAAGGAAGTATGAATGATTTTGAACTAAAAATTTTAACTGATAAAAAGTTCAGAGATAAAATTAAAACGGAACTTAAAAATTAAAAAGCACTATGTACAACATCGTATAAAATTTATTGCTAGTTCTAGCTTTCTTACGAAAGACATTGCGGACTTTCTACCTTGCCTGCGGCAGGCAGGTTTGGTTTGTATTTGCTAAATTAGGTGCTTAAACCACGCAACAAATCATATACAAACACGTTGGCAATAATTTAAACAGAACCTAAATGAAAAACTATTTATTATTAACATTCCTACTAATTACTTCATTATGTAAAGCTGAACATAAAGTCAAAATATACTATGAACAAATTGAAAATGGTTACAATATCTACGCTGATAATGATGAATTTTGCCCAGTAAGTGTAAAAGTTGATTTTGCAGTCACTAATTTAAATATAAAAGGAGGAAACAACAATGTTTATACTATCAATGCAAAGAGCAAAAAACAACTTCTTACGTCACTTCGAGTTTCTAAAAACGGGAAAGCATATAAATTTTCCTTTAAATCCTGGACGAATTATGGAAAGCATAATAATAAAGAATATGACAATGATTATATATATAACTTACCTTTTAAAACCTCAAAACAATTTAAAATTTATCAAGGTTACAATGGAACTTTTTCCCATCAAAATGAAAACTCTTTAGATTTCACAATGCCAGTTGGTACAGAATTAACTGCTGTTAGAGAAGGTGTTGTAATTAAGGTAATAGAAAAGAATAACAAAAATTGTGGAAAAGAAGAATGTAAAAAATATAATAATCTTATAATAATTTATCATCCTGACGGAACTTTTGCGGAATATACACATATCAAGCAAAATGGCTCTAAAGTAAAAGTTGGTGACAAAGTTTTAAAAGGACAACAAATTGGATATAGTGGAAATGTTGGATGGAGTACTGGACCACATTTACATCTGGTAGTATTTAATCAAAATTTAGAAAACAGAGAAACGTTGAAAACAAAATTCAAAACAGACGATGGTAGTACTGTAGAATACCTAATCGAAAAGGAAATATATTCAAGAAATTATTAAAAAAACTATTGCCAACACCGTGTAAAATTAATTGCTGGTTTTAGCCAATTTACGAAAGTCCTCGCAGACTTTATATTTGTGTTTTATTTGCTAACTATAGTGCTTAAAACACTCAACTAATCATACACAACAAAGTTGGCAATAATTAAGATGAAAATTGCGGAATACAAGAAAAATGGAAAATAAAACATGAAAGTAGTACTTTATATTATACTCGGAATTGCAATAATAGTTGTCGGATTTTTTGTCTGGTTTTTTGTTTTTTTTCTTCAAGTCCCTGAATTAAATATCCCTAAAAATTCAAGTGAAAAAGAAAAAATTGTTTTGATTGATAACTGGTTAGAAAAACTAAATTCTCAAAGAAAATTTAATGGCGGAATTCTAATAACGAAAAATGGAAAGCCAACTTTGGCAAAAACATATGGCTTTACTAATTCCAAGAAAACTGAAAAACTAAATATTAATTCGTCATTTCGCCTTGCTTCAATCTCAAAACAGTTTACTGCAAGTGGAATAATGCTCTTAAAGGAAAAAGAACAGATTAATTACGACGATTTAGTTTCAAAATATATTTCAAATTTCCCGTATCATAATGTTACAATTAGAAACTTATTAAATCAAACTTCGGGAATACCTGATTCATATTTAGATTTAGCAGAAAAAGCAAAAGGTAAAATTGGAGTTTTAACAAATGAAAAAGCAATTAAACTTATAATTGAGAATAAACCCAAAGCTAATTTTGAGCCAAACGAGCAATACGAGTATTCAAATACAAACTACATAGCTTTAGCAAGAATAATTGAATTAGTTTCAAATCAATCTTTTGAGAACTTTATGGCGAATAATATTTTCATTCCGTTAGGAATGAATGACACCAGAGTTTGGAATCTAATTTCAGAAGATAAAACGTTCAAAGGAAAAACTGATGGTTTTGAAGATTTAGCTGGAGAAATTCGAGAAATCAAACCTACATTTATAGATGGAGTCGCAGGCGATGGTGGCGTTTTTAGTAGTTTAGATGATTTTGTAATATGGGATAAGTTTTGGTACCAAAATAAACTCATTAGTAATGAA
Proteins encoded:
- a CDS encoding M23 family metallopeptidase, whose amino-acid sequence is MKNYLLLTFLLITSLCKAEHKVKIYYEQIENGYNIYADNDEFCPVSVKVDFAVTNLNIKGGNNNVYTINAKSKKQLLTSLRVSKNGKAYKFSFKSWTNYGKHNNKEYDNDYIYNLPFKTSKQFKIYQGYNGTFSHQNENSLDFTMPVGTELTAVREGVVIKVIEKNNKNCGKEECKKYNNLIIIYHPDGTFAEYTHIKQNGSKVKVGDKVLKGQQIGYSGNVGWSTGPHLHLVVFNQNLENRETLKTKFKTDDGSTVEYLIEKEIYSRNY
- a CDS encoding M20 family peptidase — encoded protein: MKSFKKVLLLLLSIVLIFVIYLVFNTLNFKTKQLNPDLIAVLKVNSSSKENFSKAIKIKTISPENKIDFDSIQFQHFSDFLKNTYPLADSLLEKKTFNSYSFLYKWMGSDLTLKPIILMAHLDVVPVIQENRANWKHDPFGGEIINDTIWGRGVIDHKVGVIGIMESLELLLKDGFLPKRSIYIAFGHDEEIGGVNGAIKIAQHLKEENIEAEFVLDEGGSIVQKLIPGIQKDVALIGIAEKGFVSLELSVSIEGGHSSMPERETAIDVLSNAIVKLKQNPFPALISPSIENFIDNLGPEMPFANKLVFANKSIFKSLITGIYEESASGNALVRTTTSPTIFNSGVKDNIIPLVASAVINFRIIPGETITTVTNRVINIINDKRITIKKGSFLSEPSKVSSTSSFGYKTLNKTILEIYPTALVAPYLLVGATDSRHFNAISDNIYRFSAIKLNKENIKSFHGLNERLPISDFENSIRFYHQLIKNSTSK
- a CDS encoding DUF418 domain-containing protein, producing MIKKKFTPMSISKPIEPNKRIEIIDILRGFALLGIIFMNMSFFSGYIFMPFEELKQISNFGLDNKLYNLLEITVTGKFYTIFSILFAVGFYIQFNKNRDRTVDFLKTYRRRLFILFIIGILHTLFWYGDILLTYSIYGFILILFRNVKPTKLLRWSLFFLFAPLLLDFALLPFTEALLALNPANTNQTPIARTSYPDMLNVDVINIFREGSVSEIFKLNIHNFIWKQLSYIPSGGYFKFLGIFLLGYYLASVDFFKKTPKSTKLILTILISGIIITISSKLLGGNAYEVPTLQNIRYKFLSMVGQLLMSISYIMVIIKIAQTSIGKRVLKYLMPLGRTALTNYIIQTVLMIVIFYNFGFSLFGKIGLIPTFIIAIIIVVIQLILSNIWLKYYRFGPLEWVWRSLTYKKRMKIRH
- a CDS encoding serine hydrolase, producing the protein MKVVLYIILGIAIIVVGFFVWFFVFFLQVPELNIPKNSSEKEKIVLIDNWLEKLNSQRKFNGGILITKNGKPTLAKTYGFTNSKKTEKLNINSSFRLASISKQFTASGIMLLKEKEQINYDDLVSKYISNFPYHNVTIRNLLNQTSGIPDSYLDLAEKAKGKIGVLTNEKAIKLIIENKPKANFEPNEQYEYSNTNYIALARIIELVSNQSFENFMANNIFIPLGMNDTRVWNLISEDKTFKGKTDGFEDLAGEIREIKPTFIDGVAGDGGVFSSLDDFVIWDKFWYQNKLISNENLKEAFKRPTLNNGEKSNYGFGWVIIKDDVVMHNGAWLAANTYFVRNTKKKTSFVLLDNSSNLFFEKIIGSIR
- a CDS encoding toxin-antitoxin system YwqK family antitoxin, giving the protein MKKIILFLAVVLFTTIANAQEYKEYYDNGNLKVIGNYDVNKKQTGVWKYYYENGQLGIVGHYKKGKETGELKEYYENGQIKEVGSYKDGYDTGEWKNYFKNGQLYSVEMYENGKKHGECRYYTKSGQLEFIFNYKDGRKHGKIREFHSNGQLLSVEYFEDDYGVNMNSWKYYDENGIEQN
- a CDS encoding serine hydrolase, with the protein product MLKKILIIVGIIIAIIIIIGAIGINYFKPDANLVLNFIKENPNKTAIKLVRNDSLIAERNPNKLMPLASTVKIILAIEYALQSSQGKINPQEEVSIDELAKFYIPNTDGGAHPSWLKSVKNKINDNQITINEIAKGMIRYSSNANTEWLGNTLGLKNINNRIDSLGIENHTEFYNIVSALFVGKEKFPKSKGKELQSKLKNLSIEDYIETTNQIHKKLLTDSIYKKTIGDLGMNIQRIWSDNLPSSTVKDYFGIMKKINSKTYFDTDAQKYLDEVMEGLMENPANRKWLKHAGKKGGSTAFVLTEAFYATDKKGNTTELAYFFNDLGTIENTRLQGSMNDFELKILTDKKFRDKIKTELKN